Proteins from a single region of Butyrivibrio fibrisolvens:
- the rsmG gene encoding 16S rRNA (guanine(527)-N(7))-methyltransferase RsmG, which yields MNDYSKMISDFKSIGIELSDHQIEQFDKYYNLLVKWNEVMNLTAITEFNDVCQLHFVDSIMAAPYFDFTKEGLTLIDVGTGAGFPGIPLKIVFPSLKITLLDSLNKRLNFLNEVITELGLNEDGGSIETVHGRAEDFSKAKGGVLREKFDIGTARAVANMSTLSEYILPYVKVGGFFVAYKSNKINEEIDLSKAAIKTLGGTISSVNNTFLPDSDIERSIVIINKSKPTPKLYPRKAGLPSKQPL from the coding sequence ATGAACGATTACAGTAAGATGATCAGTGATTTTAAATCCATAGGAATAGAATTATCTGATCATCAGATAGAACAGTTTGATAAGTATTATAATCTGCTTGTTAAATGGAATGAGGTAATGAACCTGACAGCCATCACTGAATTTAATGATGTATGTCAGCTTCATTTTGTTGACTCCATTATGGCAGCTCCATATTTTGATTTTACAAAAGAAGGACTAACACTTATTGATGTTGGAACTGGAGCCGGATTTCCAGGTATTCCACTCAAGATAGTTTTCCCTTCTCTTAAGATTACTCTTCTTGATTCACTCAATAAGAGACTTAACTTCCTTAATGAAGTTATAACAGAACTTGGCCTTAACGAAGATGGAGGATCTATAGAAACTGTTCATGGAAGAGCAGAAGATTTCTCCAAAGCAAAAGGTGGAGTTTTACGTGAAAAATTTGATATCGGAACAGCAAGAGCAGTTGCTAATATGTCAACACTTTCTGAGTACATACTTCCATATGTAAAAGTTGGTGGTTTTTTTGTTGCGTACAAAAGCAACAAAATTAATGAAGAAATTGATTTGTCAAAAGCGGCCATAAAAACTCTTGGTGGAACTATAAGCTCTGTAAATAATACATTCTTACCTGACTCTGATATAGAAAGATCTATTGTAATTATTAACAAATCAAAACCAACTCCAAAATTATACCCCCGA
- the mnmG gene encoding tRNA uridine-5-carboxymethylaminomethyl(34) synthesis enzyme MnmG — MINTVFDNVDVCVIGAGHAGCEAALACARLGLETVVFTVSADNIAFMPCNPHIGGSSKGHLVREIDALGGEMGKNIDKTFLQSKMLNVSKGPAVHSLRAQADKLQYSLLMKKKLEAQEHLTIKQTEVVELITEEVTPESVDAFGTNLSKEGYKYRITGVKVATGGIYNCKAVILCTGTYLKARCLCGESITYTGPNGMQPSNSLSASLINAGIELRRFKTGTPARMDGNSIDYSKMTEQFGDTPVVPFSFSTDPAEVQKPQVSCWLTYTNEKTHEIIRQNIDRSPMYSGVIEGIGPRYCPSIEDKVVKFPDHDRHQVFIEPEGTFTNEVYVDGMSSSMPEDVQLQMYRSVPGLENCKIVKNAYAIEYDCLESGQLSPVLEVRTIRGCFSAGQFNGSSGYEEAAAQGLYAGINAVRQITGKPYITIDRSEGYIGVLIDDLVTKDNHEPYRMMTSRAEYRLFLRQDNADLRLRKKGYEAGLISQEQYDYLLLKEKLIASEIERLKATRVGANAAVQKFMTEHGSSTLKTACTLAELICRPELSYDIIADIDPDRPQLTKDVTEQVEINIRYEGYITRQESQIAAFKKLENKLIPADIDYDKVSSLRIEARQKLKKFKPINIGQASRIGGVNPADISVLLVYIDSVYKTDRA; from the coding sequence ATGATTAATACCGTATTTGATAATGTTGATGTATGTGTAATAGGTGCCGGTCACGCCGGATGTGAAGCAGCTCTTGCCTGCGCACGTCTTGGTCTTGAAACAGTTGTATTTACTGTAAGCGCCGACAATATTGCTTTTATGCCCTGTAATCCTCATATCGGAGGATCTTCCAAGGGACATCTCGTAAGAGAGATAGATGCTCTTGGCGGTGAGATGGGCAAAAATATAGATAAGACTTTCCTTCAGTCCAAAATGCTTAATGTATCAAAGGGACCTGCAGTACATTCACTTCGTGCCCAAGCCGATAAGCTTCAATATTCTCTTCTTATGAAAAAGAAGCTTGAAGCTCAGGAACACCTTACGATCAAGCAGACAGAAGTTGTTGAACTTATAACTGAAGAAGTTACACCCGAAAGTGTTGATGCTTTTGGCACAAACCTTAGTAAAGAAGGTTATAAATACAGGATCACAGGTGTAAAGGTCGCAACAGGCGGAATATATAACTGCAAAGCCGTAATCCTTTGTACAGGAACTTACCTTAAGGCAAGATGTCTTTGTGGTGAATCCATTACCTACACAGGTCCTAACGGAATGCAGCCATCTAATTCTCTTTCTGCTTCCTTAATTAATGCAGGAATTGAACTCAGAAGATTTAAAACAGGAACACCTGCCAGAATGGATGGTAATTCTATAGACTATTCAAAGATGACAGAGCAGTTTGGTGATACCCCTGTTGTTCCATTTTCATTTTCAACAGATCCTGCCGAAGTTCAGAAACCTCAGGTTTCATGCTGGCTTACATATACTAATGAAAAGACACATGAGATCATCAGACAGAACATCGACAGATCACCTATGTATTCAGGTGTTATAGAAGGAATCGGACCAAGATACTGTCCTTCAATAGAAGATAAGGTTGTTAAATTCCCTGATCATGACAGACATCAGGTATTCATCGAGCCTGAAGGAACCTTTACTAATGAAGTTTATGTTGATGGTATGTCATCATCCATGCCGGAAGATGTTCAGCTTCAGATGTACAGATCCGTACCGGGACTTGAGAATTGTAAGATAGTAAAAAATGCTTATGCTATCGAGTACGACTGCCTTGAATCAGGACAGCTTTCCCCTGTTCTTGAAGTAAGAACCATAAGAGGATGCTTTAGTGCAGGTCAGTTCAACGGAAGTTCAGGTTACGAAGAAGCTGCAGCACAGGGTCTTTATGCTGGGATTAATGCAGTAAGACAGATTACAGGAAAGCCTTATATCACTATCGACAGAAGTGAGGGCTATATCGGAGTACTTATAGACGACCTTGTAACCAAAGATAATCACGAACCATATCGAATGATGACATCTCGTGCTGAGTACAGACTTTTCCTTCGTCAGGACAATGCTGATCTCAGACTTAGAAAAAAAGGCTATGAAGCAGGACTGATCTCTCAGGAGCAGTACGACTACCTTCTTCTTAAAGAAAAACTTATCGCAAGTGAGATAGAAAGGCTTAAGGCTACACGAGTTGGAGCAAATGCGGCTGTTCAGAAATTCATGACAGAGCACGGCTCTTCAACTTTAAAAACAGCCTGCACCCTTGCAGAACTTATCTGTAGGCCTGAGCTTTCTTATGACATTATTGCTGATATAGATCCAGACAGACCTCAGCTTACAAAAGATGTTACAGAGCAGGTTGAGATCAATATTAGATATGAAGGTTATATCACCAGACAGGAATCTCAGATAGCAGCATTTAAAAAGCTAGAAAATAAACTTATTCCTGCTGATATTGATTATGATAAAGTATCAAGCCTTAGAATTGAAGCAAGACAGAAACTCAAGAAGTTTAAGCCTATTAATATAGGACAGGCAAGTCGTATTGGCGGAGTTAATCCTGCTGATATATCAGTGCTTCTTGTTTATATTGATTCAGTTTATAAAACAGATAGGGCATAA
- the mnmE gene encoding tRNA uridine-5-carboxymethylaminomethyl(34) synthesis GTPase MnmE, whose translation MIHTNEDTIAAIATAASDAGIGIIRVSGSKAVSVVSRFYQNSKHEYDLEQHANGTIRFGYFCDAKGNLIDEVMVSVMRAPHSYTKEDVIEVNTHGGTMVMQKILHELISDENECRLAEPGEFTKRAFLNGRIDLTRAEAVMDIIEAKSEFALSNSEKQLRGDMRNIIVDMRAQIIYEMAFIESALDDPENYDLTDYSSRIMPMCDKLIRKCDNLLKSADEGRVRATGLSTVIIGKPNSGKSSLLNVLTGEETAIVTDIAGTTRDVIEHDVKIDNILLHVIDTAGIRDSADKIEAIGVEKARKFAKEAELIIYMVDSTSQVGDEDIEILTSVKDKKIIVLLNKTDKEDEIIITKENIQKLLETVGINTDVPIITTSMILGNGIDDLKTAISDLFFNGKLVPEDEIYITNLRHKQLLEKADRSLNLVRDSIEQGLSEDFYTIDLHDAYESLGLIIGEEVGDDLVEEIFSKFCMGK comes from the coding sequence ATGATACATACAAATGAAGATACAATTGCTGCAATAGCGACTGCAGCCAGTGATGCAGGTATAGGAATAATACGTGTAAGCGGCAGTAAAGCTGTAAGCGTTGTATCACGTTTTTATCAGAACTCAAAACATGAATATGACCTTGAACAGCATGCAAACGGAACTATCCGCTTTGGATATTTTTGTGATGCAAAAGGTAATCTTATAGATGAAGTCATGGTATCAGTTATGAGAGCTCCTCATTCTTATACCAAAGAAGACGTTATTGAAGTTAATACTCATGGCGGAACCATGGTCATGCAGAAGATCCTTCACGAACTTATATCTGATGAGAATGAATGCCGACTTGCAGAACCAGGAGAATTTACAAAAAGAGCTTTCCTTAACGGAAGAATTGACTTAACAAGAGCAGAAGCTGTAATGGATATTATAGAGGCTAAGTCAGAATTTGCCTTATCTAATTCTGAGAAACAGCTTCGCGGTGATATGCGAAACATCATTGTAGATATGAGAGCACAGATCATTTATGAGATGGCTTTTATCGAGTCTGCTCTTGATGATCCTGAAAATTATGATCTGACAGATTATTCATCCCGAATCATGCCAATGTGCGACAAACTTATACGAAAATGCGATAACCTACTCAAAAGCGCTGACGAAGGAAGAGTACGTGCTACAGGTCTTAGCACAGTAATTATTGGAAAGCCTAATAGCGGTAAGTCTTCACTTCTTAATGTACTTACAGGTGAAGAGACTGCAATCGTTACTGATATCGCAGGTACTACAAGAGATGTTATCGAGCATGACGTTAAGATCGATAATATACTCCTTCATGTAATAGATACAGCCGGAATCCGCGATTCTGCTGATAAGATAGAAGCTATAGGTGTTGAGAAAGCAAGAAAATTCGCCAAAGAAGCTGAACTTATTATATATATGGTAGATTCCACTTCACAGGTCGGCGATGAAGATATAGAGATTCTCACATCTGTAAAAGATAAAAAGATAATCGTCCTCCTTAACAAGACCGATAAGGAAGATGAGATAATCATTACAAAAGAAAACATACAAAAGCTATTGGAAACTGTTGGTATTAACACTGACGTTCCAATTATCACCACATCTATGATATTAGGAAACGGAATAGATGATCTAAAGACTGCGATCAGTGATCTTTTCTTTAATGGTAAGCTTGTTCCGGAAGATGAAATATATATTACTAACCTTCGTCATAAGCAGCTTCTTGAAAAAGCTGACAGATCTCTTAATCTTGTAAGAGACTCTATTGAACAGGGACTTAGCGAAGACTTCTATACAATAGATCTTCATGATGCATATGAAAGTCTCGGTCTTATCATAGGTGAAGAAGTAGGAGATGACCTTGTAGAAGAGATATTCTCTAAATTCTGCATGGGTAAATAA